The Pontibacter sp. SGAir0037 DNA segment AATGCTAAAAACAGTATTCCGGTTAAACAACGCAGAAACACCAGGATTGCCACTGTTTCGTTTGGCGCTGTGCGCCCAACCGCTTTCCAGCGCTTTTTCAAGAGGCAGTATACCACTACAGATTTTATCATTTCTCGGAAAGCGAATGCGAAGGAAGTCCAGAAACTCCGGCAACAACTCCGCAATTTTGACCTGGTAGTTGTCGCGTTATATGGCCCAAGTACCAGACCCAGCAATAACCTGGGATACTCAAAAGAAGCTGCGGCGCTGGTTACAGAACTGGCGGCAGGCAATAAAGCCCTGATTACGTTATTTGACAACGCCTATGCACTCAACCAATTTGCTGGCATCGAGCAAAGCCGGGTGTTACTGGTAGCATACCAGGCTCACTTTCACGCCCAGGAAGCAGCCGCCAAATTGTTGGCCGGAGACATACCCGCCAGGGGGAAGTTGCCGGTAACTGTTAATTCTAACTTCTTGTTAGGCGACGGCATCAACAAAGATAAACCACTGATTGACCTGCTTAGTATCTTGTAAGCCTGCAATACGTAAGGAAAAGATTGATAAATAACAGAAACACTATGCTACCCACTATATACAATGTACTTAAATCAGCAGCCATATTAGCTGTTGTCTGCTGTATGATAAGCTGTGATGGAAACCCGGCTTCTGAGAACCGGGAAATAACAGTAGACCCTCACTCAGATGAAGATACCGTATCGGTGATGAAGACCGGAAAAACTGCACAGGACAGGCTGGAAGAGCTTCGTGCCTGGATGAACGAAAAAACCGACCGTGCAGACACAGCCATTCGGGCTGACTGGCCAGAGGTAAGGGAAAAGCTGCGCGAACGTAATGCACAGATCGAACAAGGCTTCGACAGCCTGACCACCGAATCGAAAGAAGAGTATAAGCGCCTGAAAGACCGCTACAGCCAATGGGAAGAAAGGCAGGAGCGCCGCCAGCAAACACCCCTTGACCCACAGAAAGTAAACCAGTGGGAAGAGCAGTTGCTCCGGGAATATGCTGCTCCGGGGTCCATTACTACTCAGAATGTGCGGGAAGCTTATTTAACTTTTATTGGCGCAGTCCGGACAAAGCGCCAGAACTGGTCGGATAGCGACTGGGATTATGTAGACCATGTGTACAGCCAGCTAAACCAGCGCAGGCGGCAGCTCGAAGGTAACATTTCCAGCGGTGATAAACTTAAAATCCGCTCGTTGCAGGCAGAGTACCTGACATTAGAAGGCACGGCAGATGCCCGCAGCCTGATGCGTGATATGCGCAACTAGAACCGGCAACTGTAAAAGTGCCTGCGATTGTTATAGCGCAGGCACTTTTATTTTATCTGTTTTTTAACTGCAGCCACTGCTGCGCAATAATAGTTTTGGCATCTTCTGTTACCAGTTCCTGTAGCTCTTTCGGACTAAAGGTGATAATCTCGATTTGCTCGTTTTCCTCATCCTTCCCTCCTCCGCTGCTATGCTGATGCGAAACCTCTGCATAATACAGGAGCACTCTTTCGGTAATGCCCCCGGGTGAAGAGTAAAAGGAACAGATGTATTCCAGTTTATCGATAGCAAACCCGATTTCTTCTTCCACTTCGCGCCGGATACTTTTCTCAGGATCTTCTCCCTCATCCACCATGCCGGCCACTATCTCTATCAGATCAGATTCGGGGCCAACCCTATATTGCTTCGTCAGGATGTACTTACCCTCCCCTGTATGATAGACCAAGGCGGCTACCGCTTCTCCTCTAATAAACTGTTCCCGCACAAAGCTTTGCCCATCCTGCTCCACAGTTAATTTGTCGATTTTAAAAAAGCCATCGTAAGCTCTTTCACGTTTTTTTATCTGCATATTCTACATAAATTTCTCATAAGGCAGGTTATGCCATTGCAGCTGTACTACCAGCGGCTCCATCTGCATACCCAAAATTAACATGAAATTGTGTTATTCAATTTCCGGTTTCTTACTCGTTGTTTTTCTGTGCTGCTTTTTGCGTACGCGAGGTTAAACCAGACATAGATAAGGCCGACTCGCTCTGAGACCCTTTCACCCTGTTTTTACCAATGCCACCCTCTCCCGGTAGCACCTTGTTTACGAGCGAAAGTAGATCTGTTGTAACTGAGGGAGAAATGCCATGCAGCAGGGCTGCAGCTTTGGCAGGCAGTGTAGTAGTTACTTGAGCATCGCCATGGCGCAGCGCATTTAAAATAGTGCGTGCCGTTTGCTCTGCACTGTTAGATGTAAGCGGGCTTGAGTCCAGTATCTTAAACAAGGCATATTCTTTCTTGTGCTGGCCTTTTACAAAAGCCTGTCCAGTGCTACCTGTACGCATCAGTCCGGGAGTGGCTGTAGTAACCAAAATGTTGTACTGTTTCAACTCCGCTCTAAAGCCTTCTGATAACCCTACCAAAGCGAACTTACTTGCATTGTATGGGAGCAGGTGCGGTACACTAACCTTACCTCCGATAGAGGAAACATTTAAAATACGGCCGCCACGCTTCTTCATGCCGGGTAGTACAGCAAGCGTTGTATACACAGGTCCCCAGAAATGCACATCCATTGCTTCTTTAAAATCTTCCACGGTAACCTCTGCCACCGGACCAGCATGAATCATCCCGGCATTATTGATCAGCACATCAATAGGGCCAAACTCTTTTTCTACTTTCTCAATCATGCCCTTTACCTGCTCTTCTATAGAAACATCACAGGTTTCTATTATCACATCGGCACCGTTTCCGGCCAATTCCAGCCGGGCATTTTCGAGTTGTGCCCTGGTGCGGGAACATAGCACCAGCCTTGCACCCTCGGCAGCCAGCAGCCTTGCCATAACTAGGCCAAAACCTCTGGCACCTCCTGTTATCAGTACAACTTTCCCTTTAAAGCTGTAGGCTTTGGCTTTTCTTGAAATGGCCCTGGCAGCCAGCAAAGCTCCTGCTCCTGCAGCCAGCCACCATAAATTTCTTTTGTCTGTAGATCTCATCTGTTATCCTGTTCTTTATGCATTACAGGCCCTTACATACAAAAGCCTGCCTTATTGCATTACAATACGGCAGGCAGTAGCAGTAGTTGAACTTAAAAATAACAGCTTCTTTATCTCTTTTTTGAGAAGATATCGTTGATCTTGC contains these protein-coding regions:
- a CDS encoding SDR family oxidoreductase; this encodes MRSTDKRNLWWLAAGAGALLAARAISRKAKAYSFKGKVVLITGGARGFGLVMARLLAAEGARLVLCSRTRAQLENARLELAGNGADVIIETCDVSIEEQVKGMIEKVEKEFGPIDVLINNAGMIHAGPVAEVTVEDFKEAMDVHFWGPVYTTLAVLPGMKKRGGRILNVSSIGGKVSVPHLLPYNASKFALVGLSEGFRAELKQYNILVTTATPGLMRTGSTGQAFVKGQHKKEYALFKILDSSPLTSNSAEQTARTILNALRHGDAQVTTTLPAKAAALLHGISPSVTTDLLSLVNKVLPGEGGIGKNRVKGSQSESALSMSGLTSRTQKAAQKNNE
- a CDS encoding NUDIX domain-containing protein; translated protein: MQIKKRERAYDGFFKIDKLTVEQDGQSFVREQFIRGEAVAALVYHTGEGKYILTKQYRVGPESDLIEIVAGMVDEGEDPEKSIRREVEEEIGFAIDKLEYICSFYSSPGGITERVLLYYAEVSHQHSSGGGKDEENEQIEIITFSPKELQELVTEDAKTIIAQQWLQLKNR